Below is a window of Dehalococcoidales bacterium DNA.
TCAGGCCGGCATTCGCTTCTGCCGAGTTTAGCCTGGCGGTAATTATCATGCCTGCCAAAGCTGCCAGAAAACCGCTTACGGCAAAAACACTGATGCGGTAGCGCGATATTTTTACACCGCAGCGCCTCAGAGCAGCTGCATTGCCGCCCAGAGAGGAAACATAATGCCCCCACTTCATTTTATAAAAGACCACGTAGGCGATGATTACAGCAGCAACAGCATAAAAAACGCCTGCTTCCAGGCCCAACACCTCGCCGCTCCCAAAAGAACGAAAAGCCTCTGGAAGCCTGGTTACAGGAGTGCCCCGGGAAATAATCAGAGATAGGCCGCGGAATAAAAAAGCTGTGCCCAGCGTGATAATAAACGCATTAATTTTTGTAATACTGATAATAGTCCCATTAACAATGCCCAAAATCGTACCGGCTAACAAACCCACTACAATGCAAAGCCATACGGGCAGACCTGCATGTAAGCTTACGGCCAGAATCATGGCGCTAAGTGATAAAACAGAACATATAGATAAATCAATGGCACCCGAAGCAATAACAAGCATCATGCCAATTGCCAGAAGCATTCGGAAGGAATTTGCCTCTAAAATATTAAACGTGTTAACGATATCAAAATACTTCCCTGTTGTTACACCTATAAAAAGCGCCAATAAAAAGCAAAACAGCACCAGGAGCAATGTCGCTGAATTTCTCGTTACGAATTTTTTTATACCCGGCCAATAAGCTTCCACTGCCTTACAAACCTTCTTTAATCATGGTATGCAATTCATAGGGATTGGTGTCTTTGGTGAGCACATTAGCTATGCACCGTCCTGCTTTCATGACAAAAATCCTGTCGGCAATATCAAAAACCTGTAAAAGGTTGTGACTCACTATGACCATGGTCTTTTTTTCCTTCTTCACCTGCTGTAACATCCGAAATACTCTTTCAGTTTCAGTCATACCCATAGCTGCTGTGGGTTCGTCCAGAATAAGTATCCTGGCGTCTTTGCGCAAAGCGCGTGCAATGGCAACACCCTGCCTTTGCCCACCGGATAAATTACCCACTAATTCGGACAAATCCGGGGTTTGAATTTGTAAATGATCCAGTAGTTGCCGGGCTTCCGCTAACATGCGTTTTTTTGCTAAAAACAGCCCTTGCATAAGTTCTTCGCCAAGAAAAATGTTTTCTGAGCTGTTTTTATAATTATCCAGGCTTAGATCCTGATACATGACTCTGATGCCTAATTCCATGGCTTTTCTTGGCGAAAGGCGACGGAAGCTTTGATTTGCTATGACTATTTCGCCCGTATCAGGGAACAGGTCGCCGGTAAGCATTTTAATCAGCGTGGATTTGCCCGAACCGTTATCCCCAACAATTGCAGCAGCTTCGCCCTGAACAATTTGCATGGATACCTGGTTCAGAGCAACAATATGGTTAAATTTTTTACTGAGATTTTTTATTTCTACCATTAAATTATGTGCCAGAGAACCATGTGACAGGTCATCGACTTTTCCTTGAATTTTCACTCCATTTTTTGGATGATAACACTCATATGAAGCTCATGTCAATTAATTGTACTTATGGTATTTATTATTTATATTTATATTATATGAGTAAAATAAGGGTTATGCTTTTTTTACAGGATGCTTTTCACCCAGTACCACTTGGACTACGCGAATGGGGTATAATAATCTCAGCAGAATTCAGCTTGTTCCTCATTAAGGAAACTCATAAAGCCCCGTTTCCAAGACTCTCTTCCAAGAAGAAATGGCAAACCAGTAACAATTTAACCTGCCGTTTATAGTTTTCTTTGCATGCTTGACACACTACATGTAGTTCTGTTAAACTGCCTTCCGCACAATATGTAGTGTTTTCTTTTTAAGACCTTACTACATCTAAACAAGTAAAAAAGACGGTGAGTAAATGACAACTTCGAAATCTGTTCCAAAAATTTTAGAAAAAATGAATCTGACCAGTACTGCCCGCTCCATCCTGGAAAAACGGTATTTAAAAAGGGATGAAAACCAGCCGGCTGAAACCCCTGAAGAAATGCTTTTCCGGGTAGCCTCAGTGGTTGGGGAAGTCGAGACACAATACGGAAAAAGCTCCGAGGAGACCAGCCAGGTCATAGAGGCTTTTTACAACATGATGGCCAGGCTGGAGTTTATGCCCAACTCCCCAACTCTGATGAATGCAGGGAGAGATCTCGGGCAGCTCAGCGCCTGTTTTGTGCTTCCGGTAGATGACTCCATGGAAGCGATTTTCGATGCCATTAAACATGCGGCAATAATCCACAAATCCGGTGGCGGCACCGGATTCAGTTTTTCCAGGCTTCGGCCAAAAAACAGTACTGTTCGTTCTACCGGTGGTGTTGCCTCCGGGCCGGTGAGTTTCATGAAGGTTTTCAATTCTGCTACAGAAGCAGTCAAGCAGGGAGGCACCCGGCGAGGTGCAAATATGGGGATACTGAGGGTAGACCATCCCGATATTGAGGGGTTTATACGCTGCAAGGAAGACAGCAATGAAATAACCAATTTTAATATTTCGGTAGGCATAACCGATGATTTTATGAAAGCACTGGCAAACAAGACAGATTATGACCTGATAGACCCTCATACCAAAAAACCCACTGGCCAGAGGCGAGCTGAAGATATTTTCTGGCAGATTGTCGATCATGCCTGGGAAAACGGTGAACCGGGGATAGTTTTTCTTGACCGCATTAACAGTGACAACCCAACCCCCGCGCTGGGAGAAATAGAAGCAACCAACCCCTGCGGAGAACAACCGCTGTTCCCTAACGAAGCCTGCAACCTGGGCTCCATCAATCTCAAGGCAATGGTAAAGAAGAAAGATAATCAAAACACCGTCGACTGGGAGCACCTGGCCCGCACTACCCGACTGGCGGTTCGCTTCCTCGATAATGTAATCGATGCCAACAACTATCCGCTGGATGTCATCAAATCAATGGTGGAGGGAAACCGGAAGATAGGGCTGGGGGTAATGGGTTTTGCAGACATGCTAATTTCACTCGGCGTCCCGTACGATTCGGAGGAAGCAGTCAGCTACGCAGAAAAAGTAATGAGTTTTATTCAAACTGAAGGAAGACTCGAATCTGAACGGTTGGCCCAGGAACGAGGCACTTTTCCTAACTATGAAAAATCTGTCTTCTATGGCGTCAGACCGGTACGCAATGCCACGGTTACTACAATAGCACCGACCGGCACAATTTCCATGATTTGCGGTGCATCCAGTGGCGTTGAACCGATTTTTGCCGTGGCATATACCAAAACAGTGTTAGATGGGACGCCATTTGTCGAGGTGAATCCACTTTTTCTGGATTACGCCCGAGAGTGCGGCTTCTTATCAGAGAGTTTGAAGGAGAAAATTGCAGAAAGCGGATCAATCCAAGGGCTATTAGAGGTTCCAGCCTGGATTCAGCGTATTTTTGTAACTGCCCAGGAAATAGATCCCAAATGGCATATACAGATACAGGCCGCATTTCAGAAATACACCGATAATGCCGTTTCAAAAACTATCAACTTCCCCCATGAGGCGACTCGTGATGATATTGCCGAAGCATATCTGCTGGCATATGAGTTGAACTGCAAAGGATTAACCGTTTATCGGGATGGCAGTCGGGAAGAACAGGTACTCTCCAAAGGCACAAACAATAATAAAAGCACTGATAACACCGCCGTAAAGTCCGGTCCTGCCAAAGGAATACAACCGCGTCCGCGCCCACAGGTAACCATGGGAGTAACTGAAAAAATAAAAATCGGCTGTGGCAATCTGTATGTCAGCGTCAATGCAGACGAACAGGGAATCTGCGAAATCTTCACCAATACTGGAAGGGCTGGCGGATGTTCTTCCCAGTCTGAAGCAACCGCCAGACTCATTTCAATATCCCTTCGTTCCGGTATTTCTGTTGAGTCTATCATTGAGCAAATCAAGGGTATTCGATGCCCGGCTTGTATCCGCCGCGATGGAGTTAACGTAACCTCCTGCCCGGACGCAATCGCGCGGGTAATAAAAAAATACATTGATGTAGAAAGCAATGGAAATGAAAATAAATCAAAACCGCCAGCTACCCCGAGCAACACAGCGGAGAGCAAGCAATTGCCATCCATTGGTGCAATAAAAACGGACGAGGGCGCCATACTAAAATCTGTTGG
It encodes the following:
- a CDS encoding ABC transporter permease, with amino-acid sequence MEAYWPGIKKFVTRNSATLLLVLFCFLLALFIGVTTGKYFDIVNTFNILEANSFRMLLAIGMMLVIASGAIDLSICSVLSLSAMILAVSLHAGLPVWLCIVVGLLAGTILGIVNGTIISITKINAFIITLGTAFLFRGLSLIISRGTPVTRLPEAFRSFGSGEVLGLEAGVFYAVAAVIIAYVVFYKMKWGHYVSSLGGNAAALRRCGVKISRYRISVFAVSGFLAALAGMIITARLNSAEANAGL
- a CDS encoding ATP-binding cassette domain-containing protein, which gives rise to MKIQGKVDDLSHGSLAHNLMVEIKNLSKKFNHIVALNQVSMQIVQGEAAAIVGDNGSGKSTLIKMLTGDLFPDTGEIVIANQSFRRLSPRKAMELGIRVMYQDLSLDNYKNSSENIFLGEELMQGLFLAKKRMLAEARQLLDHLQIQTPDLSELVGNLSGGQRQGVAIARALRKDARILILDEPTAAMGMTETERVFRMLQQVKKEKKTMVIVSHNLLQVFDIADRIFVMKAGRCIANVLTKDTNPYELHTMIKEGL
- a CDS encoding vitamin B12-dependent ribonucleotide reductase — its product is MTTSKSVPKILEKMNLTSTARSILEKRYLKRDENQPAETPEEMLFRVASVVGEVETQYGKSSEETSQVIEAFYNMMARLEFMPNSPTLMNAGRDLGQLSACFVLPVDDSMEAIFDAIKHAAIIHKSGGGTGFSFSRLRPKNSTVRSTGGVASGPVSFMKVFNSATEAVKQGGTRRGANMGILRVDHPDIEGFIRCKEDSNEITNFNISVGITDDFMKALANKTDYDLIDPHTKKPTGQRRAEDIFWQIVDHAWENGEPGIVFLDRINSDNPTPALGEIEATNPCGEQPLFPNEACNLGSINLKAMVKKKDNQNTVDWEHLARTTRLAVRFLDNVIDANNYPLDVIKSMVEGNRKIGLGVMGFADMLISLGVPYDSEEAVSYAEKVMSFIQTEGRLESERLAQERGTFPNYEKSVFYGVRPVRNATVTTIAPTGTISMICGASSGVEPIFAVAYTKTVLDGTPFVEVNPLFLDYARECGFLSESLKEKIAESGSIQGLLEVPAWIQRIFVTAQEIDPKWHIQIQAAFQKYTDNAVSKTINFPHEATRDDIAEAYLLAYELNCKGLTVYRDGSREEQVLSKGTNNNKSTDNTAVKSGPAKGIQPRPRPQVTMGVTEKIKIGCGNLYVSVNADEQGICEIFTNTGRAGGCSSQSEATARLISISLRSGISVESIIEQIKGIRCPACIRRDGVNVTSCPDAIARVIKKYIDVESNGNENKSKPPATPSNTAESKQLPSIGAIKTDEGAILKSVGNMVLNVNACPDCNMPIQHESGCIVCIHCGYSKCE